In Gopherus evgoodei ecotype Sinaloan lineage unplaced genomic scaffold, rGopEvg1_v1.p scaffold_31_arrow_ctg1, whole genome shotgun sequence, a single window of DNA contains:
- the LOC115640406 gene encoding trypsin-3-like encodes MELLIIAMLVVGAAADSDTEGHRIIGGRNCLFGSRPYQVALLRNGRIYCGGSLIAPKWVLTAAHCSRRISTVRVHLGDYNLQVKEGTEQIRRIHNFFMHPGYNLRPRDNDFMLLELDKPARLNSYVNTINLATCCPSPGTRCSVSGWGTIKSPHRQFPAIMQCADLYSISQARCQASYSGRITENMLCAGVEQGGIGTCQGDSGGPLVCHGKLQGVVSWGKSVCALPGQPGVYANVCKAAQWVRSTIGRRLTRSDRDHRVSHLPQ; translated from the exons ATGGAGCTGCTGATCATCGCGATGCTGGTAGTCGGGGCAGCAGCAG ACTCAGACACAGAGGGACACCGGATCATTGGGGGGAGAAACTGCCTCTTCGGCTCGCGGCCCTACCAGGTGGCTCTCCTGAGGAACGGCCGCATCTACTGTGGCGGGAGCCTGATAGCCCCGAAGTGGGTGCTAACTGCTGCGCACTGCAGCAGACGGATCAG CACTGTTCGGGTGCATCTGGGGGATTATAATCTACAGGTGAAGGAAGGCACAGAACAGATACGAAGAATCCATAACTTCTTCATGCACCCTGGGTATAACCTCCGTCCTCGTGACAACGACTTCATGCTTCTGGAGTTGGATAAGCCTGCTCGACTCAACAGCTACGTGAATACAATCAACCTGGCTACCTGTTGTCCCTCTCCTGGAACACGATGCAGTGTGTCAGGATGGGGCACCATCAAGTCCCCCCATA GGCAGTTCCCAGCCATCATGCAGTGTGCTGATCTCTATAGCATCAGCCAGGCCAGATGTCAGGCCAGTTACAGTGGCAGGATCACGGAGAACATGCTATGCGCTGGTGTGGAACAGGGCGGCATAGGCACTTGCCAG GGCGATTCAGGAGGCCCACTGGTCTGCCATGGGAAGCTGCAGGGTGTGGTCTCCTGGGGGAAGTCTGTCTGTGCCCTGCCTGGACAGCCCGGGGTCTATGCCAATGTCTGCAAAGCTGCTCAGTGGGTGAGGAGCACCATAGGGAGGAGGCTCACCAGATCAGACAGAGATCACAGGGTTTCTCACCTGCCACAATAA